One genomic region from Stackebrandtia nassauensis DSM 44728 encodes:
- the ilvD gene encoding dihydroxy-acid dehydratase yields the protein MPALRSRTSTHGRTMAGARALWRATGMTDDDFGKPIVAIANSYTQFVPGHVHLKDMGDIVAEAVKAAGGVSKEFHTIAVDDGIAMGHGGMLYSLPSRELIADSVEYMANAHCADALVCISNCDKITPGMLLAALRLNIPTVFVSGGPMEAGKTVSVDGVVQRKLDLVDAMVASADEATSDETLDGIERSACPTCGSCSGMFTANSMNCLTEAIGLALPGNGSTLATHAARRDLFTRAGALIVDLAKRYYDGEDESVLPRAIASREAFDNAVALDVAMGGSTNTVLHLLAAAREAELDYTVTDIDAVSRRVPCLAKVAPNSPKFHMEDVHRAGGIPAIMGELHRGGLLHTGVGSIHSDSLDAWLATWDIRAADPAPEAVELFHAAPGGVRTTQPFSTENRWSSLDTDAKDGCIHSVEHAYTADGGLCVLFGNVAPDGCVVKTAGVPENSLVFAGPARVFESQEDCVSGILNGAVQAGDVVVIRYEGPRGGPGMQEMLHPTSFLKGKGLGPVCALITDGRFSGGTSGLSIGHISPEAASGGPIGLVADGDEIAIDIPARSIELRVSDEELTRRRVEQEKRDHPFTPVDRQRPVTAALRAYASMTTSASDGAYRQVL from the coding sequence ATGCCAGCTCTGCGTTCCCGTACCTCGACCCACGGCCGGACGATGGCCGGAGCCCGCGCCCTGTGGCGGGCCACCGGGATGACCGACGACGACTTCGGCAAGCCGATCGTGGCCATCGCCAACAGCTACACCCAGTTCGTGCCCGGCCACGTCCACCTCAAGGACATGGGCGACATCGTCGCCGAAGCGGTCAAGGCCGCCGGGGGAGTGTCGAAGGAGTTCCACACCATCGCCGTCGACGACGGCATCGCCATGGGCCACGGCGGGATGCTCTACTCGCTGCCCAGCCGCGAACTCATCGCCGACTCGGTGGAGTACATGGCCAACGCCCACTGCGCCGACGCGCTGGTGTGCATCTCCAACTGCGACAAGATCACCCCCGGCATGCTGCTGGCGGCGCTGCGGCTCAACATCCCGACCGTGTTCGTGTCCGGCGGCCCGATGGAGGCCGGCAAGACCGTGTCGGTGGACGGCGTGGTGCAGCGCAAGCTCGACCTGGTCGACGCGATGGTCGCCTCCGCCGACGAGGCCACCTCGGACGAGACGCTGGACGGCATCGAGCGCTCGGCCTGCCCGACCTGCGGCTCGTGTTCGGGCATGTTCACCGCCAACTCGATGAACTGCCTGACCGAGGCGATCGGACTGGCGTTGCCGGGCAACGGTTCCACGCTGGCCACCCACGCCGCCCGCCGCGACCTGTTCACGCGGGCGGGCGCGTTGATCGTCGACCTGGCCAAGCGGTACTACGACGGCGAGGACGAGTCGGTGCTGCCGCGCGCGATCGCGTCGCGCGAGGCCTTCGACAACGCGGTGGCCCTGGACGTGGCCATGGGCGGCTCCACCAACACGGTGCTGCACCTGCTGGCCGCCGCCCGGGAGGCCGAGCTGGACTACACGGTGACCGACATCGACGCGGTCTCGCGCCGGGTGCCGTGCCTGGCGAAGGTGGCACCCAACTCGCCCAAGTTCCACATGGAGGATGTACATCGCGCCGGAGGCATTCCGGCGATCATGGGCGAACTGCACCGCGGCGGCCTGCTGCACACCGGCGTCGGCTCGATCCACAGCGACTCGCTCGACGCCTGGCTGGCCACGTGGGACATCCGCGCCGCCGACCCGGCCCCCGAGGCGGTGGAACTGTTCCACGCCGCCCCCGGCGGGGTGCGCACCACCCAGCCGTTCTCGACCGAGAACCGCTGGTCCAGCCTCGACACCGACGCGAAGGACGGCTGCATCCACTCGGTGGAGCACGCCTACACCGCCGACGGCGGCCTGTGCGTTCTGTTCGGCAACGTGGCCCCCGACGGCTGCGTCGTCAAGACCGCGGGCGTCCCGGAGAACAGCCTCGTCTTCGCGGGCCCGGCCCGGGTCTTCGAGTCGCAGGAGGACTGCGTCTCGGGCATCCTCAACGGGGCGGTGCAGGCCGGAGACGTCGTGGTCATCCGCTACGAGGGCCCGCGCGGCGGACCCGGGATGCAGGAGATGCTGCACCCGACGTCCTTCCTCAAGGGCAAGGGACTCGGTCCCGTCTGCGCGCTGATCACCGACGGCCGGTTCTCCGGCGGCACCTCGGGACTGTCCATCGGTCACATCTCGCCCGAGGCCGCCTCCGGCGGCCCGATCGGGCTGGTGGCCGACGGCGACGAGATCGCCATCGACATCCCGGCCCGCTCCATCGAGCTGCGGGTTTCCGACGAGGAGCTCACCCGGCGCCGGGTGGAGCAGGAGAAGCGCGACCACCCGTTCACGCCCGTGGACCGCCAGCGCCCGGTGACGGCCGCGCTGCGCGCCTACGCCTCCATGACCACATCGGCCAGTGACGGCGCGTATCGCCAGGTTCTCTAA